In Collimonas arenae, a single genomic region encodes these proteins:
- a CDS encoding phosphocholine-specific phospholipase C: MTIKNRRHFLRTAGATIAATAYSAGANAAFPEAIRKALAIPANNKTGTIRDVEHVVILMQENRSFDHYFGTLHGVRGFADRFPIPLAGNRNVMQQTYTNSSKQSRVILPYHLDSKLGNAQRVNGTPHTYDNAQEAWDLGRMNSWPTYKQTQSMGYYTSVELDFQFALANAFTVCDAYHCSFHGGTNTNRLFHWSGTNNPAGDKGGPAIDNSQEQLDVSTAPTSYSWKTYPERLQKQGVSWKVYQNMPDNFTDNPLAGFVAYRKANELRGNVASGDNAGAPYPAWQASDDSTNPLFKGIGNTMPDGGFLASLKEDIGAGTLPQVSWIVAPATYSEHPGPSSPVQGGWYVQEVLNALTANPAVWSKTVLLINFDENDGFFDHVPPPCAPGYQDGELAGHSTISTDGEYFSSKASATFENRPYGPGPRVPMYVVSPWSRGGWVNSQVFDHTSILRFLEARFHVREENISPYRKAVCGDLLSAFNFINPNNEVLPTLPKRSKAEADAVRAAQEKLKQVALPSEGTQVWPMQAAGVRPSRALPYELHVNARTHVRRNDIVLTFRNTGRAAAVFHVYDRLHLDRVPRRYALEAGKEWQDNWDLSADRGAYDLWVLGPNGFHRAFQGNLSVLDAEDTAVPEVKLSYDLFSKRICLTMMNRGEKSCVVTVKPNAYRQAGPWTFHVPAGMQLDQHWPVGSQGCWYDFTATVPVGGFVRRFAGRMETGAHSVSDPAMALT; the protein is encoded by the coding sequence AATGCGGCCTTTCCGGAAGCCATCCGCAAGGCGCTGGCGATCCCAGCCAACAACAAGACCGGCACGATCCGCGACGTCGAGCACGTGGTCATCCTGATGCAGGAAAACCGTTCTTTCGATCACTACTTCGGCACATTGCATGGCGTGCGCGGTTTTGCCGATCGCTTTCCGATTCCGCTGGCCGGCAATCGCAACGTGATGCAGCAGACCTATACCAACAGCAGCAAGCAATCGCGGGTGATCCTGCCTTACCATCTGGATAGCAAGCTCGGTAACGCCCAGCGCGTCAACGGCACGCCGCATACCTATGACAATGCGCAAGAAGCATGGGATCTGGGGCGCATGAACAGCTGGCCGACTTACAAGCAGACGCAGTCGATGGGTTATTACACATCGGTCGAACTGGATTTCCAGTTTGCGCTGGCGAATGCCTTCACAGTGTGCGACGCCTACCATTGCTCGTTCCACGGCGGCACCAATACCAATCGGCTGTTCCACTGGTCAGGCACCAACAATCCTGCGGGCGACAAGGGTGGTCCTGCCATCGACAACTCGCAAGAGCAACTGGATGTGTCGACCGCGCCAACCAGCTATAGCTGGAAAACCTATCCGGAACGGCTGCAAAAGCAAGGCGTGTCGTGGAAGGTTTACCAAAACATGCCGGACAACTTCACAGACAATCCGCTGGCCGGTTTCGTCGCTTATCGCAAGGCCAATGAACTGCGCGGCAACGTCGCCAGCGGCGACAACGCAGGTGCGCCTTATCCGGCCTGGCAGGCGAGCGACGACAGCACGAATCCGCTGTTCAAGGGTATCGGCAACACCATGCCGGATGGCGGCTTCCTGGCGTCGTTGAAGGAAGACATCGGCGCCGGCACCTTGCCGCAGGTATCCTGGATCGTGGCGCCCGCCACCTATAGCGAACATCCCGGACCGTCCAGCCCGGTGCAAGGCGGCTGGTATGTGCAGGAAGTGTTGAATGCGCTGACGGCCAATCCGGCGGTATGGAGCAAGACCGTCCTGCTGATCAATTTCGATGAAAACGACGGCTTCTTCGATCACGTGCCGCCACCATGCGCACCTGGTTACCAGGATGGCGAACTGGCAGGCCATTCCACCATCTCCACAGACGGCGAATATTTTTCAAGCAAGGCGTCCGCCACGTTCGAGAATCGTCCCTACGGCCCGGGTCCGCGGGTGCCGATGTATGTCGTGTCGCCGTGGAGCCGCGGCGGCTGGGTCAACTCGCAAGTGTTCGACCATACCTCGATCCTGCGCTTCCTGGAAGCACGCTTTCACGTCAGGGAAGAAAACATCAGTCCTTACCGCAAAGCGGTCTGCGGCGACTTGCTGTCTGCCTTCAACTTTATCAATCCTAACAATGAAGTGTTGCCGACGCTGCCGAAACGCAGCAAGGCAGAAGCAGATGCCGTGCGCGCTGCGCAGGAGAAGCTGAAACAAGTGGCGTTGCCGTCCGAAGGCACCCAGGTGTGGCCGATGCAGGCTGCAGGCGTGCGGCCGTCGCGTGCCTTGCCTTATGAGTTGCACGTCAATGCCCGCACCCACGTCCGGCGCAACGATATCGTGCTGACTTTCCGTAACACCGGCAGAGCGGCAGCGGTATTCCATGTCTACGACCGCCTGCACCTCGACCGTGTGCCGCGCCGCTACGCGCTGGAAGCAGGCAAGGAATGGCAGGACAACTGGGATCTGAGCGCGGATCGCGGCGCTTACGATTTGTGGGTGCTCGGACCGAACGGCTTCCACCGCGCCTTCCAGGGCAATCTCTCCGTGCTGGATGCGGAAGACACGGCCGTACCGGAAGTCAAACTGAGCTACGACCTGTTCAGCAAGCGGATCTGCCTGACCATGATGAACCGCGGCGAAAAATCCTGCGTCGTGACAGTCAAGCCCAATGCATACCGCCAGGCCGGACCATGGACCTTCCACGTTCCAGCTGGCATGCAGCTTGACCAGCACTGGCCGGTCGGTAGCCAGGGTTGCTGGTATGACTTCACCGCGACAGTGCCTGTTGGCGGCTTCGTCCGGCGCTTTGCCGGTCGTATGGAAACCGGCGCCCACAGCGTCAGCGATCCGGCGATGGCGCTGACCTGA
- a CDS encoding YcaO-like family protein yields the protein MLPELTESRFEVLQHEFFGIPVHSTSFPHPLDMQLHCVESAVRFTSFGHEEHAYFGHSARNDMDAAVFVSCCEILERMLAAHSLFSEKQIAGGFMGHYLFRQGQAGPYFAQQLLLKEKDTEAAASGLGLHRDLTTAVEHAALELVEQHVLLSMWYAERPLVQLDATEYLDNGYYISYYTTDDRLPFVLAVLSSADQNVFFCGSAVKCRFSEAFDHARSEALQQSATFFVKGLFSPINGNLAFHGKVAETIARVAYLRGASAAAMHAHLASKVVALAGKVRKANDFKEILGLVFRRLDDIHYVALGRWQDFVLVRAMIDEALTRSQMRHAYRSTGHIPDPFF from the coding sequence ATGCTGCCTGAGTTGACCGAATCCCGCTTTGAAGTCCTGCAACATGAGTTCTTCGGCATACCTGTGCACAGCACCTCCTTCCCGCATCCTCTTGATATGCAATTGCATTGTGTGGAAAGCGCCGTCAGGTTCACCAGCTTCGGCCATGAAGAACATGCCTATTTCGGGCATTCGGCAAGGAACGACATGGATGCCGCCGTGTTTGTCTCGTGCTGCGAAATACTCGAAAGAATGCTGGCAGCGCACTCACTATTCAGCGAAAAGCAAATTGCCGGCGGTTTCATGGGGCACTATCTGTTTCGCCAGGGCCAGGCTGGCCCTTATTTTGCGCAACAATTATTGTTGAAAGAAAAAGATACGGAAGCAGCCGCCAGTGGCCTCGGGCTGCATCGCGATCTCACGACCGCCGTCGAGCACGCCGCCCTGGAACTGGTGGAACAGCATGTATTGCTGTCGATGTGGTACGCAGAACGGCCGCTGGTGCAGCTGGATGCGACGGAATACCTGGACAACGGTTATTACATTTCCTACTACACCACGGATGACCGGTTGCCCTTTGTGCTGGCGGTGCTGAGCTCGGCTGACCAGAATGTCTTTTTTTGCGGATCCGCTGTCAAATGCCGATTTTCCGAAGCCTTCGATCACGCACGCAGCGAGGCTTTGCAGCAGTCGGCGACATTTTTCGTCAAGGGATTATTTTCGCCGATCAACGGCAACCTGGCATTCCATGGCAAGGTGGCGGAGACCATTGCAAGGGTGGCGTATCTGCGCGGCGCCAGCGCCGCCGCCATGCACGCGCATCTGGCGTCGAAGGTGGTCGCCCTTGCCGGGAAAGTGCGCAAGGCCAATGATTTCAAGGAGATCCTGGGGCTGGTGTTCAGGAGACTGGACGATATCCACTACGTGGCGCTGGGACGATGGCAGGATTTCGTGCTCGTCAGAGCAATGATCGATGAAGCGTTGACCAGGAGCCAGATGCGGCATGCCTACCGGTCGACCGGCCATATTCCCGATCCGTTCTTCTGA
- a CDS encoding GNAT family N-acetyltransferase, with protein MDIHYKKIDLNGHFERALKFRLDSFVCSFGSDKEFWQEAGADGSIYRDKMEQRKDDADWFYFHVWHAGRIVGQLEFRGFSEWEKLGYVQLFYLIPEYRGIGVFDQLHRFVEDTLINVGCSGAVLAASKTNLRALKAYERLGWYRMGPNPKHEMTDFYRLDFS; from the coding sequence ATGGATATCCATTATAAGAAAATCGACCTGAACGGTCATTTCGAGCGGGCGCTGAAATTCAGGCTGGATTCCTTCGTCTGCAGTTTCGGCTCCGACAAGGAGTTCTGGCAGGAAGCCGGCGCAGATGGGAGCATCTATCGCGATAAGATGGAACAGCGCAAGGATGATGCCGACTGGTTCTACTTCCACGTTTGGCACGCCGGGCGTATCGTCGGCCAGCTGGAATTCCGCGGCTTCTCAGAATGGGAAAAGCTGGGTTATGTGCAGCTGTTTTATCTGATCCCGGAATACCGCGGGATCGGCGTCTTCGACCAGTTGCATCGCTTCGTCGAAGACACCTTGATCAATGTCGGCTGCAGTGGCGCCGTACTAGCCGCCAGCAAAACCAATCTGCGCGCGCTAAAGGCTTATGAGCGACTCGGCTGGTATCGGATGGGGCCGAATCCCAAGCATGAAATGACGGATTTTTATCGTCTCGACTTTAGTTGA
- a CDS encoding YncE family protein yields MQFQSHHRSKFLRNRLSRMALAVGIAGACCAGIVSAAPATPATSATSAITTVAGMPPVVNPANLYSEAAAGHFSPAVAGALQRVYVPNLRSNEVYVIDPATLKVVDKYKVGYSPQHVVPSWDLKTLWVANNAEGRPDGSLTPIDPKTGKPGKEVMVDDPYNMYFTPDGKEAIVVVEAHARLDFRDAHTMTLKSSIEVPQCKGINHADFSIDGKYALFTCEFEGSLAKIDMVNRKVVGYLQLAKKGMPQDIRISPDGKVFYVADMMADGVYVVDGESFTKIDFIKTGIGTHGLYPSRDGSKLYVANRGSNKVHGPRRGKGSVSVIDFATRKVLNTWPIPGGGSPDMGNVSADGKMLWLSGRFDDVVYAIDTTSGEVKSIPVGMEPHGLTVWPQPGRYSLGHTGNMR; encoded by the coding sequence ATGCAATTCCAGTCTCATCACCGGTCTAAATTCTTGCGCAATCGCCTGTCGCGCATGGCCCTGGCCGTCGGCATCGCCGGCGCCTGTTGCGCCGGCATTGTCTCTGCCGCGCCAGCGACGCCAGCAACGTCAGCAACGTCAGCTATCACCACTGTGGCCGGCATGCCGCCGGTGGTCAATCCCGCCAACCTTTACAGCGAAGCTGCCGCCGGCCATTTCAGCCCAGCCGTGGCGGGTGCATTGCAGCGCGTGTACGTACCGAACCTGCGTTCGAATGAAGTGTATGTGATCGATCCGGCGACGCTCAAGGTGGTCGACAAATACAAGGTCGGCTACAGCCCGCAACACGTGGTGCCGTCCTGGGATCTGAAAACCCTGTGGGTGGCGAATAACGCCGAAGGCCGGCCCGACGGCAGCCTGACGCCAATCGATCCGAAGACCGGCAAGCCGGGCAAGGAAGTGATGGTCGACGATCCTTACAATATGTACTTCACGCCCGACGGCAAGGAAGCCATCGTCGTGGTTGAAGCGCATGCGCGGCTGGATTTCCGCGATGCGCATACCATGACGCTGAAATCGAGCATTGAAGTACCGCAATGCAAAGGGATCAACCATGCGGACTTCTCGATAGACGGCAAGTATGCGCTGTTCACCTGCGAGTTCGAAGGCAGCCTGGCCAAGATCGACATGGTCAACCGCAAGGTGGTCGGTTATCTGCAACTGGCCAAGAAAGGCATGCCGCAGGATATCCGCATTTCGCCGGACGGCAAGGTGTTCTATGTCGCCGACATGATGGCTGACGGCGTGTACGTGGTGGATGGCGAAAGCTTCACCAAGATCGATTTCATCAAAACCGGCATCGGCACCCACGGCCTGTATCCAAGCCGTGACGGCAGCAAGCTGTATGTCGCCAATCGCGGCTCCAACAAGGTGCACGGCCCGCGTCGCGGCAAAGGCAGCGTGTCGGTGATCGATTTTGCTACGCGCAAGGTGCTGAACACCTGGCCTATCCCTGGCGGCGGTAGTCCGGACATGGGCAATGTCAGCGCCGACGGCAAGATGCTGTGGTTGTCGGGGCGCTTTGACGATGTCGTCTACGCCATCGACACTACCAGCGGCGAAGTCAAATCGATCCCGGTCGGCATGGAGCCGCATGGCCTCACCGTCTGGCCGCAACCGGGCCGCTATTCGCTGGGGCATACCGGCAACATGCGTTAA
- a CDS encoding creatininase family protein produces the protein MRPLLRHLFASALLVTASHAVMAQTPKTVFLEDLTWTELRDQVQAGKSTIIIPIGGTEQSGPDVAVGKHNARVKVLSQRIAEGLGNALVAPVIAYVPEGGYAPPTSHMRFPGTITVSDDVFEKTLVSAANSFKIHGFNNVVFLGDHGGYQNDVKLVVAQLNKAWSGSSARAFVPPEYYDASSDGYAKILRQRGIRDDEIGTHAGLADTSLQLAVAPQMVRQERLKNAPKLGLADGVYGGDPRRSSAELGQLGIDAIISRTIAAIKKDTAGR, from the coding sequence ATGCGCCCCCTCTTACGACATCTTTTTGCTTCCGCCCTGCTTGTCACCGCCAGCCACGCGGTCATGGCGCAAACCCCTAAAACCGTCTTCCTGGAAGACCTGACATGGACTGAGCTGCGCGACCAGGTCCAGGCCGGCAAGAGCACCATCATCATCCCTATCGGCGGCACCGAGCAAAGCGGCCCGGATGTCGCGGTCGGCAAGCACAATGCGCGGGTCAAGGTACTATCGCAACGCATCGCCGAAGGACTCGGCAATGCTCTGGTGGCGCCGGTCATCGCCTATGTGCCGGAGGGCGGCTATGCGCCGCCGACATCGCACATGCGTTTTCCCGGCACCATCACGGTGAGCGACGATGTGTTTGAAAAGACGCTAGTGTCCGCCGCCAACAGCTTCAAGATCCATGGTTTCAATAATGTGGTTTTCCTGGGCGATCACGGCGGCTACCAGAATGACGTCAAACTGGTCGTGGCGCAGCTGAACAAAGCCTGGTCGGGCTCGTCTGCGCGCGCCTTCGTGCCGCCGGAATATTATGACGCCAGCTCCGACGGCTACGCCAAAATCCTGCGCCAGCGCGGCATCCGCGACGACGAGATCGGCACGCATGCAGGCCTGGCGGATACTTCGCTGCAACTGGCGGTAGCGCCGCAGATGGTACGCCAGGAACGCTTGAAGAATGCGCCGAAACTCGGCCTGGCGGATGGCGTCTACGGTGGCGATCCGCGCCGCTCTAGCGCAGAACTCGGCCAGCTCGGCATCGATGCGATCATCTCGCGCACCATCGCCGCGATCAAAAAAGATACTGCAGGACGCTGA
- a CDS encoding aldose epimerase family protein codes for MTHASITSTAADHGVTLYTLRNAHDMRVTISDRGATLVSWWAPDRYGRVADILLGYPDCEGYQSNPPYFGGLIGRWGNRIANGRFTLDGADYLVDRNEGNNHLHGGDAGFHLAPWRASVEPEGLRLTLESAEGDAGYPGNVQVSVLYSLDDDGRLSIDYSASSDAPTPLNLTSHGYFNLNGGSADIYDHILAIAADQYLQIDTQLIPIDAATVAGSAFDFRQPAPIGPRLAWPDLQLKVAGGFDHCYCLRPQHPGLPVPGQIRNAQPLREVATVYDPGSGRLLSVSTTENGLQFYSGNFLAGVQGRGAGAYAKHDGFCLEAQAYPNQINGPDAEAVILRPGQLYRQTTTYQLTVR; via the coding sequence ATGACCCACGCTTCGATCACCAGCACCGCCGCCGACCACGGCGTCACTCTCTACACCCTGCGCAACGCTCATGACATGCGGGTCACCATCAGCGACCGCGGCGCCACGCTGGTCTCTTGGTGGGCGCCAGACCGTTACGGCCGCGTGGCCGACATCCTGCTGGGTTATCCGGACTGCGAGGGCTACCAAAGCAACCCGCCCTACTTCGGCGGCCTGATCGGGCGCTGGGGTAACCGCATCGCCAACGGCCGCTTTACGCTGGATGGCGCCGACTATCTGGTCGACCGCAACGAAGGAAATAATCATTTGCACGGCGGCGACGCCGGGTTTCATCTCGCGCCCTGGCGGGCCAGCGTCGAGCCGGAAGGTTTACGGCTGACGCTGGAATCGGCGGAAGGCGATGCCGGTTATCCCGGCAACGTCCAGGTATCGGTGTTGTATAGCCTGGACGACGACGGCCGCCTCAGTATCGACTACAGCGCCAGCAGCGATGCGCCGACGCCGCTTAACCTGACCTCGCATGGCTACTTCAACCTGAACGGCGGCAGCGCCGATATCTACGACCACATCCTGGCTATCGCTGCCGATCAGTATCTGCAGATCGATACCCAGTTGATTCCGATCGATGCCGCCACAGTCGCCGGCAGCGCCTTCGATTTCCGCCAGCCGGCACCTATCGGGCCGCGCCTGGCCTGGCCCGATCTACAACTTAAGGTGGCTGGCGGCTTCGACCATTGCTATTGCTTGCGCCCGCAACATCCAGGCCTGCCTGTGCCGGGCCAGATCCGCAATGCGCAACCCTTGAGAGAGGTGGCGACAGTCTACGATCCTGGTTCCGGTCGCCTGCTGTCGGTATCTACGACCGAGAATGGCTTGCAGTTCTATAGCGGAAATTTCCTGGCGGGAGTACAGGGCCGGGGCGCTGGCGCCTATGCGAAACATGACGGCTTTTGCCTGGAAGCGCAGGCTTATCCCAACCAGATCAACGGCCCCGACGCGGAGGCGGTGATACTGCGACCGGGCCAGCTGTATCGCCAAACCACGACGTACCAGCTGACGGTGCGATAA
- a CDS encoding XylR family transcriptional regulator, with the protein MTKIPAVHRIALLFNGNKIFDRDIIAGIGEYLSSTRASWDLFLEEDFRCRLQGIERWQGHGIIADFDDPAACEALARVSLPVVAVGGSYADESDYPPDTPYVATDNFKLVKLAYDHLIEAGLRRFACFSLPEATVNRWAQEREKAFTTLMQRDGMQGEIYRGVGTSAPSWDTAVEQQIAWLQTLPKPVGIIAVSDARARQLLQACLCAGIAVPEQVALIGIDNDPLARILTRVPLSSVIQGTREMGRSAAHLLHQMLHGARLAGTRILVPPAGINVLASSRHEALNHPHVMQAMHFIRQYACQGIKTEQVADYVGVSRSSLEWYFRRELGRSVHDEILRFKLDAAKRMLANHQDNQDNQPDDKQEARSIAEIAVSCGFTSVQYMHAVFKRELACTPREYQDRMTAAKHTDDTDNTEKNHTI; encoded by the coding sequence ATGACAAAAATACCCGCCGTGCACCGTATCGCCCTGCTGTTCAACGGCAACAAGATTTTCGACCGCGACATCATTGCCGGCATCGGCGAGTACCTGAGCAGCACGCGCGCTTCGTGGGATCTGTTCCTGGAAGAAGATTTCCGCTGCCGCCTGCAAGGCATAGAGCGCTGGCAGGGCCATGGCATCATCGCCGACTTCGACGATCCGGCCGCTTGCGAAGCATTGGCGCGGGTCAGCCTGCCGGTGGTGGCGGTGGGCGGATCGTATGCCGATGAGAGCGACTATCCACCGGATACGCCCTATGTCGCGACCGATAATTTCAAGCTGGTCAAGCTGGCCTACGATCATTTGATTGAAGCCGGCTTGCGCCGTTTTGCCTGCTTCAGCCTGCCGGAAGCGACGGTCAACCGCTGGGCCCAGGAACGCGAGAAGGCCTTCACCACGCTGATGCAGCGCGACGGCATGCAGGGCGAGATCTATCGCGGCGTCGGCACCAGCGCGCCGTCTTGGGATACCGCCGTGGAACAGCAGATTGCCTGGCTGCAGACGCTACCCAAGCCGGTCGGCATCATCGCCGTCAGCGATGCCCGTGCGCGCCAGTTGCTGCAGGCTTGCCTGTGCGCCGGCATCGCGGTGCCGGAACAGGTGGCGCTGATCGGCATCGACAACGATCCGCTGGCGCGCATCCTGACCCGTGTACCGCTCAGTTCGGTGATCCAGGGCACGCGGGAAATGGGCCGCAGCGCCGCCCACCTGCTGCACCAGATGCTGCATGGCGCACGGCTGGCCGGCACGCGCATCCTGGTGCCGCCGGCCGGCATCAACGTGTTGGCGTCGAGCCGCCATGAAGCGCTCAATCATCCGCATGTGATGCAAGCCATGCATTTCATCCGCCAGTACGCCTGCCAGGGCATCAAGACGGAACAAGTGGCCGATTATGTCGGCGTCTCGCGCTCATCGCTGGAGTGGTATTTCCGCCGTGAGCTGGGGCGCAGCGTGCATGACGAAATCTTGCGTTTCAAGCTGGACGCCGCCAAGCGCATGCTGGCGAATCATCAGGACAATCAGGACAACCAGCCTGACGATAAACAGGAGGCGCGCAGCATCGCCGAAATCGCCGTCAGCTGCGGCTTTACCTCGGTGCAGTACATGCATGCTGTGTTCAAGCGCGAACTGGCTTGCACCCCGCGTGAATACCAGGACCGGATGACTGCCGCCAAGCACACAGACGACACAGACAACACAGAAAAGAACCACACCATATGA
- the xylA gene encoding xylose isomerase, with product MSYFPAVAPIMFEGKQAQTPLAFRHYDANKLVLGKPMRQHLRMAACYWHSFVWPGSDVFGAGTFRRPWHEGGNAMEMAHKKADAAFEFFTKLGIDYYTFHDTDVAPEGASLAEYRNNFAQMLDVLERKQEQTGVRLLWGTANCFSNPRFASGAASNPNPELFAYAAAQVFTAMNATQRLGGANYVLWGGREGYETLLNTDLKREREQLGRFMSLVVEHKHKIGFKGTLLIEPKPQEPTKHQYDYDSATVYGFLKQYGLEREIKVNIEANHATLAGHSFHHEIATAASLGILGSIDANRGDPQNGWDTDQFPNSVEELTLATYEILKAGGFNNGGYNFDSKVRRQSLDEVDLFHGHVGAMDVLALSLERAAGMIENDLLEKFKAERYAGWDSAFGQEMLSGKLSLSEIAEHAFAKQLNPQAVSGRQEMLENLVNRAIFG from the coding sequence ATGAGCTATTTCCCTGCCGTTGCACCTATCATGTTTGAGGGAAAGCAAGCACAAACGCCGTTGGCTTTTCGCCATTACGACGCCAACAAGCTAGTGCTGGGCAAGCCGATGCGCCAGCACTTGCGCATGGCGGCCTGTTACTGGCACAGCTTCGTCTGGCCCGGCTCCGACGTATTTGGCGCCGGCACTTTCCGCCGCCCTTGGCATGAAGGCGGCAATGCGATGGAAATGGCGCACAAGAAAGCTGACGCCGCCTTCGAATTTTTCACAAAGCTAGGCATCGACTACTACACATTCCACGATACCGATGTCGCGCCGGAAGGCGCCAGCCTGGCGGAATACCGTAACAATTTTGCACAGATGCTGGATGTGCTGGAACGCAAGCAAGAACAGACCGGCGTCCGGCTGCTGTGGGGCACCGCCAACTGCTTCAGCAATCCACGCTTCGCTTCCGGCGCTGCCAGCAATCCCAATCCGGAATTGTTTGCCTATGCCGCGGCGCAGGTGTTCACCGCGATGAATGCAACCCAGCGCCTTGGCGGCGCCAACTATGTGTTGTGGGGCGGCCGCGAAGGGTATGAAACGCTGCTCAACACCGATCTCAAACGCGAACGCGAACAGCTGGGCCGCTTTATGAGCCTGGTGGTTGAGCACAAGCACAAGATCGGCTTCAAAGGCACATTGCTGATTGAACCCAAGCCGCAGGAGCCGACCAAGCACCAATACGATTACGACAGCGCTACGGTGTACGGCTTCCTCAAGCAGTACGGCCTGGAACGCGAGATCAAGGTGAATATCGAAGCCAATCATGCAACCCTGGCCGGTCATAGCTTCCACCACGAAATCGCCACCGCGGCATCGCTCGGCATCCTCGGCAGCATCGACGCCAATCGCGGCGATCCGCAGAACGGCTGGGATACCGACCAGTTTCCCAACAGTGTCGAAGAACTGACCCTGGCCACTTATGAAATCCTGAAGGCGGGCGGCTTCAACAACGGTGGCTATAACTTCGACTCCAAGGTACGTCGCCAGAGCCTGGACGAAGTCGATCTGTTCCACGGCCACGTCGGCGCCATGGATGTGCTGGCGCTGTCGCTGGAACGCGCCGCAGGCATGATCGAAAACGACCTGCTGGAAAAATTCAAGGCTGAGCGCTACGCCGGATGGGACAGCGCTTTTGGACAGGAAATGCTGAGCGGAAAACTGAGCCTGAGCGAGATCGCCGAACACGCCTTTGCCAAACAACTCAATCCGCAGGCCGTTAGCGGCCGCCAGGAAATGCTGGAAAACCTGGTCAACCGCGCCATTTTCGGCTGA
- the xylB gene encoding xylulokinase, whose amino-acid sequence MFIGIDLGTSGLKAILLDRQDRVLASASQPLSLLRQAPQNILWREQDPADWWVACEQAVAALLLAAKEQGIAADAIEAIGLTGQMHGATVLDRAGRVLRPAILWNDGRSFAECAELERRVPAARQITGNLMMPGFTAPKLLWLSVHESQLFEQIAKVLLPKDWLRYQLTDDYASDMSDAAGTMWLDVGKRDWNEELLWATGLSRAHMPALYEGQQITGVLKAELAQRWGLRQIPVVAGAGDNAAGAVGVGIVQPGQAMLSLGTSGVYFAACDGFHANPERAVHSFCHALPATWHLMSVMLSAAACLEFSAQLTGYADVAALLADAEQRGAGDIAIDAPLFLPYLNGERTPHNNPNAQGVFFGMRAGTTRADLALATLEGVGFGLSQGIDAVDSCGVTAEEITLIGGGSRSAFWAQMLADISGRRLVRRQGGDVGPALGAARLARIGVAADSGDGASLNEICPVPQQIAAYDPNLQRHAQFVRRREKFALLYQQLLPVFSA is encoded by the coding sequence ATGTTCATCGGCATTGATCTAGGCACATCCGGCCTCAAGGCAATCCTGCTGGACCGTCAGGACCGGGTGCTGGCAAGCGCCAGCCAGCCCTTATCGCTGTTGCGGCAAGCGCCGCAAAACATCTTGTGGCGCGAACAGGATCCGGCGGACTGGTGGGTGGCTTGCGAGCAGGCCGTGGCGGCGTTGCTGCTGGCGGCAAAAGAGCAGGGAATTGCCGCCGATGCGATCGAGGCCATCGGCCTTACCGGCCAGATGCATGGCGCTACAGTATTGGATCGCGCAGGCCGTGTCTTGCGACCTGCGATTCTATGGAACGACGGCCGTTCGTTTGCCGAATGCGCCGAGTTGGAACGACGTGTGCCGGCTGCCAGGCAGATTACCGGCAACCTGATGATGCCCGGCTTTACCGCACCCAAGCTGTTGTGGCTGTCGGTGCATGAATCGCAGTTATTCGAACAGATCGCCAAGGTGCTGTTGCCTAAGGACTGGCTGCGCTACCAGCTTACCGACGACTACGCCAGCGACATGTCGGACGCCGCAGGCACCATGTGGCTGGACGTTGGCAAGCGTGACTGGAACGAAGAGTTGCTGTGGGCAACCGGTCTCAGTCGCGCCCATATGCCCGCACTGTACGAAGGCCAGCAAATCACCGGCGTACTCAAGGCGGAATTGGCCCAGCGCTGGGGATTGCGGCAGATACCGGTAGTCGCCGGCGCCGGCGACAACGCAGCCGGCGCGGTCGGTGTCGGTATCGTTCAGCCAGGGCAAGCCATGCTTTCACTAGGTACGTCGGGTGTGTATTTCGCTGCCTGCGATGGCTTTCACGCCAATCCTGAACGCGCCGTCCATAGTTTCTGTCATGCCTTGCCTGCAACCTGGCATTTGATGTCGGTCATGTTGTCGGCCGCTGCCTGTCTTGAATTCAGCGCTCAACTGACCGGCTATGCCGACGTTGCAGCGCTGCTGGCAGATGCCGAGCAGCGCGGCGCAGGAGATATCGCCATCGATGCGCCCCTGTTCCTGCCTTACCTGAACGGCGAGCGCACGCCGCACAATAATCCTAACGCGCAGGGCGTGTTTTTCGGCATGCGCGCCGGCACCACACGCGCCGACCTGGCGCTGGCGACGCTGGAAGGCGTTGGATTCGGCCTTAGCCAAGGGATAGATGCGGTTGACAGTTGCGGCGTTACCGCTGAAGAAATCACGCTCATCGGCGGTGGTTCACGCAGCGCTTTCTGGGCGCAGATGCTGGCAGATATAAGCGGCCGGCGGCTGGTGCGGCGACAAGGCGGCGATGTCGGCCCGGCGCTGGGCGCGGCGCGGCTGGCACGGATTGGCGTGGCCGCCGACAGCGGCGATGGCGCTTCCCTGAATGAAATCTGTCCAGTGCCGCAACAGATCGCCGCGTATGACCCCAATCTCCAGCGTCATGCGCAGTTCGTACGGCGTAGAGAGAAATTTGCGTTGTTGTACCAGCAGTTGCTGCCTGTGTTTTCAGCTTGA